One region of Zingiber officinale cultivar Zhangliang chromosome 7B, Zo_v1.1, whole genome shotgun sequence genomic DNA includes:
- the LOC122006459 gene encoding (DL)-glycerol-3-phosphatase 2-like, with translation MNRGFNWTSLFSLCGDPSYSWWFRRAVAGRHIARSSGVRLGSCSSLVEGRAHTGADLAMANSHLAAALPRVRVPITHVIFDMDGLLLDTEPFYTVVQEKILARFGKTFDWSLKAKMMGRKATESAQIFVKECGLEGLLTPEGFLEEREGMLQDLFPSCQLLPGVKRLVNHLHSNGIPMGVATGSHKRHFALKTQNHGEIFALMHHVVMGDDPEVKKGKPSPDIFLAAAKRFEGTIDDASKILVFEDAPTGVAAAKNAGMSVVMVPDAQLDVSHQREADQVLTSLSDFNPSEWGLPPFEC, from the exons ATGAATCGGGGGTTTAATTGGACCTCTCTCTTCTCGCTCTGCGGCGACCCTTCCTATTCCTGGTGGTTTCGTCGCGCCGTCGCCGGCCGCCACATCGCCCGCTCCTCCGGTGTCCGTCTCGGATCCTGCAGCTCTCTCGTCGAAGGTCGCGCTCACACAGGAGCAGATCTGGCCATGGCGAACTCGCACCTCGCGGCTGCTCTCCCACGCGTTCGGGTCCCCATCACCCACGTTATCTTCGACATGGATGGCCTCCTCCTCG ACACGGAGCCGTTCTACACGGTGGTTCAGGAGAAGATCCTGGCGAGGTTCGGAAAGACCTTCGACTGGTCGCTCAAGGCAAAGATGATGGGGAGGAAGGCCACCGAGTCCGCCCAAATCTTTGTCAAGGAATGTGGCCTCGAAGGCCTCCTCACCCCCGAGGGATTCCTTGAAGAGAGAGAAGGAATGCTGCAGGACCTCTTCCCGTCGTGCCAGCTCTTGCCCG GTGTCAAACGTCTTGTGAATCATCTACATTCGAATGGAATACCTATGGGTGTTGCAACAGG ATCTCACAAGCGGCACTTTGCACTGAAGACGCAAAATCATGGAGAAATATTCGCTTTGATGCACCATGTGGTCATGGGCGATGATCCAGAAGTAAAGAAAGGCAAACCATCTCCTGATATATTTCTTGCTGCTGCAAAGAGATTTGAG GGAACGATCGACGACGCAAGTAAGATCCTAGTGTTTGAGGATGCACCAACAGGAGTAGCTGCAGCCAAAAATGCTGGGAT GTCTGTGGTTATGGTACCAGATGCTCAGCTGGATGTTTCTCATCAAAGAGAAGCCGATCAGGTTCTTACTTCGCTCTCGGATTTCAATCCGTCAGAGTGGGGATTGCCACCATTTGAATGTTGA